From the Chloroherpetonaceae bacterium genome, the window GTTCCTTTTCGGTTAAATCCATCACGAGATACGGTTCATCGAGCTGAACCCACGTTGCGCCTTGCGCTTGCAATTTTTGCAGCACTTGGACATAGACGGGAAGCAAGCGGTCAAGCAAATCAATGCTTGCAAAACCGCCCTCTTTCTCTTTGCCCAAAAGCAAATACGAGACAGGACCAATGAGCACAGGCTTTGCCGCAATCCCTTGCGCTTTGGCTTCCTCAAATTCGTCAAAGACCTTTGTGCCGAAGAGTCGGAACGATTGATGTTTCTTGAACTCAGGCACGATGTAGTGGTAGTTCGTGTCGAACCACTTGGTCATTTCCATTGCGGTTACATCGAAGCCCTCCTTTTGATAGCCGCGCGCCATAGCGAAGTAGAGGTCGAGCGGCGATTTTGTTTCTGCAAGACGAGCGTAGCGGTCAGGGATTGCGCCCAGAAGCAGCGTCATATCTAACACTTGGTCGTAGAACGAAAAGTCATTTGCGGGAATGAGCTGAATCCCGACCTCTTTTTGAGTTTGCCAGTTTTGCGCCCTGATGTTACGCGCAGCTTGTAAGAGTTCCTCTTGCGAGAGCTTGCCAGACCAGTAGGCTTCGGAGGCTTTTTTGAGTTCTCGGTGGTTGCCTATTCTTGGATAGCCTAAGTTGTGCGTTTGCATTGCGACGTCGGTTTAAGTTATGAAAAACGCGATTAAAGAAAACTCGCAATGCGCTCGCAGAGTGAAGGCAGGACGAAAATGAAGTCGTTAGGTTAGAAGAATCCGAAGATGGCACCCCAAAGAAAGCAGGACAGGCAACGCTAGCGAGTAAGTAGCCCAGTGTGTTCGCGCGCTTTCTTTGTGAGTTCATCAGACCCGACAACCTGCCCCAATCCACGAGGGCATTTGTCAATGCCTTGCAGGCAAGTCTCCTGGCTTGTAGCAGTCTTTNNNNNNNNNNNNNNNNNNNNNNNNNNNNNNNNNNNNNGCAAGGACAAAGACCGTTGCGCTACTTACAGTTGCGGGACAGCTCGTGATTTGCACACGATTCCTTTTTCATCGGCATCTCTGCCGAACCTGCAAGGGTTGATGAGATGAGAATGAACAAACAGTTGCTATGATAGATTTTTCTCTGAAGACTTCCAAAGCGTTTGGCAATGCTGGCCAGCGTCTAACGCTTCAAGCGCAATTAGTTTTGTCTCTCAAACGATTCAATGATGGCACGGATGTCAGAAGCGGTGATATCAACTTGGTCTGACTTGGCGTAGACTGCAAGGAGGACTGCCGTAGTCCTTGCTTTGAGATAATACACGATTCGGTAGCCGCCACGCTTTCCACGCTTTGCATCTCGGTTTGGCACGCGCACCTTGAATACTGCGTATCCAACGCCTTGCACTTGCTCCCCAATAACTTGACCACTTTTGAGTGGTTTGCTGACAAACTCGTCAATGTCTTTGCCGATGTTCTTGTATCGCTTTTTCAACGCCTTTACTTGTCGCTCGAACGTGGGCGATACAAAAACATCAATCATTTTCTCTCAGCTCATCCAAAAGCTCGTCAATAGGTCGGTATTCACCCCTCATTACCTCTGCCCATGACTGATGGAGTTCTGTTAGTAGCTTCTCTTTAGCTTTGTTCGTCCTGCGCTTTGCTTGCAGTTTTCTTATGCTATTTGCGCCACGTAGTAGGCGCATCAGTGCCGTTCTCTGTTTCGGCGTTAATCTTTCTATGGCTTGCTTTATCTGTTGAAATTCCTCAACCTTCATTGCGCTTCTGAAATTTGAATGACAGACTGCAAAAGCAATTTAGGCTTGCTGATGATAAAACCCAATTCCACGTTGCTTTCTCCCTGTGAAACGTTGTGTTAGTCTCCTTTCCTAAGCGCAAACGGCGCTTGCACGCCGAACACGATGTTGCGACCAATCATATTGAGGTTCAGTGGCTTAGTGACGGATAGGTGGTCAATGTAAGCTGCATTCGTCAGGTTATTGCCAATGATGAAAACATCAATGTCTTGTCCGCCAATTGGAATGCTTGCGCCTGCTCGCGCATTGAGCAAAGTGTAAGCAGGCGTTGCCGTCTCGTTTTGACCTGTGCGATTTTGCTCAAAGAAATGCATTGCCTCGAGTGCAAGGTATGGTCGCTTGAAGAAGCCCAGATTCTTCTGTTCAAACTTTATCTCTCCAATTAGGCGGTCTTGTGGAATGAAGGTCGGGTGCTTGAAACCAAGCGGGTCGCCTGAAAGCTCTGCGCGCACCAAACTGTATGTAAGGTGCAGACCCACCCACTCCAACGGGTGCAAATCCAGCATCGCTTCGCCGCCGTAGAGCGTTGCATCGTTTTGAGTATGCTGAAACACTCGTCCTTGACCAATCGGCGCAGGCTCATTGGTTTGCACAAGGTAGATATATCCACTGACGATGTTGTAAAAAGGCGAAATATCAAGCGTCAGCCAATCGGCGTGCAAGTGGTAGTTCAGGTCGACTTGGTGATTGATTTGTGGCTTGAAGTTTGGATTGCCACGCTCGTAGCGTCCGCCGTGAATGCCATTTTGCGTCAGCTCAGGCATCGTAGGCGAGCGGAAGCCTCTGGCAAGATTGACTTTGACAAATTGCGACGGCGAAACATTGTAAATGACGCCAATTGAACCTGTAAGATTATTGTATGTGTTATCGACCTTGAACTGATTGGTGGTTTGAGTTTGCGTCGGATATGATTTCATATTTCGGAAGTCGTATCGCAAACCGCCTGTGAAGATAAGAGGCTCAGCGAGCTTGAAATCCGCAATCGCATACACGCCTGCGTCATTGATTTCCGAATCCAAGAGTGGGTTATTTGGTCTGGTCTCGTCAGC encodes:
- a CDS encoding type II toxin-antitoxin system RelE/ParE family toxin — protein: MIDVFVSPTFERQVKALKKRYKNIGKDIDEFVSKPLKSGQVIGEQVQGVGYAVFKVRVPNRDAKRGKRGGYRIVYYLKARTTAVLLAVYAKSDQVDITASDIRAIIESFERQN
- a CDS encoding TonB-dependent receptor, with the protein product MIANTRFNEQNASVSAGARLPFGIFALNYNYTKAKYGLQNQSQINLFQAQPDLIEKGRNNQVWYQNLDNSFISSNNTIFFGNHTLDVDLGYQMNRREGIGGAYNPQQRQLNIPSFALMQLNTFTANAKLNLSLEDKRLLFGLNFANVRNDADETRPNNPLLDSEINDAGVYAIADFKLAEPLIFTGGLRYDFRNMKSYPTQTQTTNQFKVDNTYNNLTGSIGVIYNVSPSQFVKVNLARGFRSPTMPELTQNGIHGGRYERGNPNFKPQINHQVDLNYHLHADWLTLDISPFYNIVSGYIYLVQTNEPAPIGQGRVFQHTQNDATLYGGEAMLDLHPLEWVGLHLTYSLVRAELSGDPLGFKHPTFIPQDRLIGEIKFEQKNLGFFKRPYLALEAMHFFEQNRTGQNETATPAYTLLNARAGASIPIGGQDIDVFIIGNNLTNAAYIDHLSVTKPLNLNMIGRNIVFGVQAPFALRKGD